From Pan troglodytes isolate AG18354 chromosome 9, NHGRI_mPanTro3-v2.0_pri, whole genome shotgun sequence, the proteins below share one genomic window:
- the CTNND1 gene encoding catenin delta-1 isoform X9 — MDDSEVESTASILASVKEQEAQFEKLTRALEEERRHVSAQLERVRVSPQDANPLMANGTLTRRHQDHSHLLYSTIPRMQEPGQIVETYTEEDPEGAMSVVSVETSDDGTTRRTETTVKKVVKTVTTRTVQPVTMGPDGLPVDASSVSNNYIQTLGRDFRKNGNGGPGPYVGQAGTATLPRNFHYPPDGYSRHYEDGYPGGSDNYGSLSRVTRIEERYRPSMEGYRAPSRQDVYGPQPQVRVGGSSVDLHRFHPEPYGLEDDQRSMGYDDLDYGMMSDYGTARRTGTPSDPRRRLRSYEDMIGEEVPSDQYYWAPLAQHERGSLASLDSLRKGGPPPPNWRQPELPEVIAMLGFRLDAVKSNAAAYLQHLCYRNDKVKTDVRKLKGIPVLVGLLDHPKKEVHLGACGALKNISFGRDQDNKIAIKNCDGVPALVRLLRKARDMDLTEVITGTLWNLSSHDSIKMEIVDHALHALTDEVIIPHSGWEREPNEDCKPRHIEWESVLTNTAGCLRNVSSERSEARRKLRECDGLVDALIFIVQAEIGQKDSDSKLVENCVCLLRNLSYQVHREIPQAERYQEAAPNVANNTGPHAASCFGAKKGKGKKPIEDPANDTVDFPKRTCPARGYELLFQPEVVRIYISLLKESKTPAILEASAGAIQNLCAGRWTYGRYIRSALRQEKALSAIADLLTNEHERVVKAASGALRNLAVDARNKELIGKHAIPNLVKNLPGGQQNSSWNFSEDTVISILNTINEVIAENLEAAKKLRETQGIEKLVLINKSGNRSEKEVRAAALVLQTIWGYKELRKPLEKEGWKKSDFQVNLNNASRSQSSHSYDDSTLPLIDRNQKSDKKPDREEIQMSNMGSNTKSLDNNYSTPNERGDHNRTLDRSGDLGDMEPLKGTTPLMQKI, encoded by the exons ATGGACGACTCAGAGGTGGAGTCGACCGCCAGCATCTTGGCCTCTGTGAAGGAACAAGAGGCCCAGTTTGAGAAGCTGACCCGGGCGCTGGAGGAGGAACGGCGCCACGTCTCGGCGCAGCTGGAACGCGTCCGGGTCTCACCACAAGATGCCAACCCACTCATGGCCAACGGCACACTCACCCGCCGGCATCAG GATCACAGTCACCTTCTATATAGCACCATCCCCAGGATGCAGGAGCCGGGGCAGATCGTGGAGACCTACACGGAGGAGGATCCTGAGGGAGCCATGTCTGTAGTCTCTGTGGAGACCTCAGATGATGGGACCACTCGGCGCACAGAGACCACG GTCAAGAAAGTAGTGAAGACTGTGACAACACGGACAGTACAGCCAGTCACTATGGGACCAGACGGGTTGCCTGTGGATGCTTCATCAGTTTCTAACAACTATATCCAGACTTTGGGTCGTGATTTCCGCAAGAATGGCAATGGGGGACCTGGTCCCTATGTGGGGCAAGCTGGCACTGCTACCCTTCCTAGGAACTTCCACTACCCTCCTGATGGTTATAGTCGCCACTATGAAGATGGTTATCCAGGTGGCAGTGATAACTATGGCAGTCTGTCCCGGGTGACCCGCATTGAGGAGCGGTATAGGCCCAGCATGGAAGGCTACCGGGCACCTAGTAGACAGGATGTGTATGGGCCCCAACCCCAGGTTCGGGTAGGTGGGAGCAGCGTGGATCTGCATCGCTTTCATCCAGAGCCTTATGGGCTAGAGGATGACCAGCGTAGTATGGGCTATGATGACCTGGATTATGGTATGATGTCTGATTATGGCACTGCCCGTCGGACTGGGACACCCTCTGACCCTCGTCGGCGCCTCAG GAGCTATGAAGACATGATTGGTGAGGAGGTGCCATCGGATCAATACTATTGGGCTCCTTTGGCCCAGCATGAGCGAGGAAGTTTAGCAAGCTTGGATAGCCTGCGCAAAGGAGGGCCTCCACCTCCTAATTGGAGACAGCCAGAGCTGCCAGAGGTGATCGCCATGCTTGGATTCCGCTTGGATGCTGTCAAGTCCAATGCAGCTGCATACCTGCAACACTTATGCTACCGCAATGACAAGGTGAAGACTGACGTGCGGAAGCTCAAGGGCATCCCAGTACTGGTGGGATTGTTAGACCATCCCAAAAAGGAAGTGCACCTTGGAGCCTGTGGAGCTCTCAAGAATATCTCTTTTGGACGTGACCAGGATAACAAGATTGCCATAAAAAACTGTGATGGTGTGCCTGCCCTTGTGCGATTGCTTCGAAAGGCTCGTGATATGGACCTTACTGAAGTTATTACCG GAACCCTGTGGAATCTTTCATCCCATGACTCAATCAAAATGGAGATTGTGGACCATGCACTGCATGCCTTGACAGATGAAGTGATCATTCCTCATTCTGGTTGGGAGCGGGAACCTAATGAAGACTGTAAGCCACGCCATATTGAGTGGGAATCGGTGCTCACCAACACAGCTGGCTGCCTTAG GAATGTAAGCTCAGAGAGGAGTGAAGCTCGCCGGAAACTTCGGGAATGTGATGGTTTAGTTGATGCCCTCATTTTCATTGTTCAGGCTGAGATTGGGCAGAAGGATTCAGACAGCAAG CTTGTAGAGAACTGTGTTTGCCTCCTTCGGAACTTATCATATCAAGTTCACCGGGAGATCCCACAGGCAGAGCGTTACCAAGAGGCAGCTCCCAATGTTGCCAACAATACTGGGCCACATGCTGCCAGTTGCTTTGGGGCCAAGAAGGGCAAAG ggAAAAAACCTATAGAGGATCCAGCAAACGATACAGTGGATTTCCCTAAAAGAACGTGTCCAGCTCGAG GCTATGAGCTCTTATTTCAGCCAGAGGTGGTTCGGATATACATCTCACTTCTTAAGGAGAGCAAGACTCCTGCCATCCTAGAAGCCTCAGCTGGAGCTATCCAGAACTTGTGTGCTGGGCGCTGGACG TATGGTCGATACATCCGCTCTGCTCTGCGTCAAGAGAAGGCTCTTTCTGCCATAGCTGACCTCCTGACTAATGAACATGAACGGGTGGTGAAAGCTGCATCTGGAGCACTGAGAAACCTGGCTGTGGATGCTCGCAACAAAGAATTAATTG GTAAACATGCTATTCCTAACTTGGTAAAGAATCTGCCAGGAGGACAGCAGAACTCCTCTTGGAATTTCTCTGAGGacactgtcatctctattttGAACACTATCAACGAGGTTATTGCTGAGAACTTGGAGGCTGCCAAAAAGCTTCGAGAGACACAGGGTATTGAGAAGCTGGTGTTGATCAACAAATCAGG GAACCGCTCAGAAAAAGAAGTTCGAGCAGCAGCACTTGTATTACAGACAATCTGGGGATATAAGGAACTGCGGAAGCCACTGGAAAAAGAAGGATGGAAGAAATCAGACTTTCAG GTGAATCTAAACAATGCTTCC
- the CTNND1 gene encoding catenin delta-1 isoform X6, translating to MDDSEVESTASILASVKEQEAQFEKLTRALEEERRHVSAQLERVRVSPQDANPLMANGTLTRRHQDHSHLLYSTIPRMQEPGQIVETYTEEDPEGAMSVVSVETSDDGTTRRTETTVKKVVKTVTTRTVQPVTMGPDGLPVDASSVSNNYIQTLGRDFRKNGNGGPGPYVGQAGTATLPRNFHYPPDGYSRHYEDGYPGGSDNYGSLSRVTRIEERYRPSMEGYRAPSRQDVYGPQPQVRVGGSSVDLHRFHPEPYGLEDDQRSMGYDDLDYGMMSDYGTARRTGTPSDPRRRLRSYEDMIGEEVPSDQYYWAPLAQHERGSLASLDSLRKGGPPPPNWRQPELPEVIAMLGFRLDAVKSNAAAYLQHLCYRNDKVKTDVRKLKGIPVLVGLLDHPKKEVHLGACGALKNISFGRDQDNKIAIKNCDGVPALVRLLRKARDMDLTEVITGTLWNLSSHDSIKMEIVDHALHALTDEVIIPHSGWEREPNEDCKPRHIEWESVLTNTAGCLRNVSSERSEARRKLRECDGLVDALIFIVQAEIGQKDSDSKLVENCVCLLRNLSYQVHREIPQAERYQEAAPNVANNTGPHAASCFGAKKGKDEWFSRGKKPIEDPANDTVDFPKRTCPARGYELLFQPEVVRIYISLLKESKTPAILEASAGAIQNLCAGRWTYGRYIRSALRQEKALSAIADLLTNEHERVVKAASGALRNLAVDARNKELIGKHAIPNLVKNLPGGQQNSSWNFSEDTVISILNTINEVIAENLEAAKKLRETQGIEKLVLINKSGNRSEKEVRAAALVLQTIWGYKELRKPLEKEGWKKSDFQVNLNNASRSQSSHSYDDSTLPLIDRNQKSDKKPDREEIQMSNMGSNTKSLDNNYSTPNERGDHNRTLDRSGDLGDMEPLKGTTPLMQKI from the exons ATGGACGACTCAGAGGTGGAGTCGACCGCCAGCATCTTGGCCTCTGTGAAGGAACAAGAGGCCCAGTTTGAGAAGCTGACCCGGGCGCTGGAGGAGGAACGGCGCCACGTCTCGGCGCAGCTGGAACGCGTCCGGGTCTCACCACAAGATGCCAACCCACTCATGGCCAACGGCACACTCACCCGCCGGCATCAG GATCACAGTCACCTTCTATATAGCACCATCCCCAGGATGCAGGAGCCGGGGCAGATCGTGGAGACCTACACGGAGGAGGATCCTGAGGGAGCCATGTCTGTAGTCTCTGTGGAGACCTCAGATGATGGGACCACTCGGCGCACAGAGACCACG GTCAAGAAAGTAGTGAAGACTGTGACAACACGGACAGTACAGCCAGTCACTATGGGACCAGACGGGTTGCCTGTGGATGCTTCATCAGTTTCTAACAACTATATCCAGACTTTGGGTCGTGATTTCCGCAAGAATGGCAATGGGGGACCTGGTCCCTATGTGGGGCAAGCTGGCACTGCTACCCTTCCTAGGAACTTCCACTACCCTCCTGATGGTTATAGTCGCCACTATGAAGATGGTTATCCAGGTGGCAGTGATAACTATGGCAGTCTGTCCCGGGTGACCCGCATTGAGGAGCGGTATAGGCCCAGCATGGAAGGCTACCGGGCACCTAGTAGACAGGATGTGTATGGGCCCCAACCCCAGGTTCGGGTAGGTGGGAGCAGCGTGGATCTGCATCGCTTTCATCCAGAGCCTTATGGGCTAGAGGATGACCAGCGTAGTATGGGCTATGATGACCTGGATTATGGTATGATGTCTGATTATGGCACTGCCCGTCGGACTGGGACACCCTCTGACCCTCGTCGGCGCCTCAG GAGCTATGAAGACATGATTGGTGAGGAGGTGCCATCGGATCAATACTATTGGGCTCCTTTGGCCCAGCATGAGCGAGGAAGTTTAGCAAGCTTGGATAGCCTGCGCAAAGGAGGGCCTCCACCTCCTAATTGGAGACAGCCAGAGCTGCCAGAGGTGATCGCCATGCTTGGATTCCGCTTGGATGCTGTCAAGTCCAATGCAGCTGCATACCTGCAACACTTATGCTACCGCAATGACAAGGTGAAGACTGACGTGCGGAAGCTCAAGGGCATCCCAGTACTGGTGGGATTGTTAGACCATCCCAAAAAGGAAGTGCACCTTGGAGCCTGTGGAGCTCTCAAGAATATCTCTTTTGGACGTGACCAGGATAACAAGATTGCCATAAAAAACTGTGATGGTGTGCCTGCCCTTGTGCGATTGCTTCGAAAGGCTCGTGATATGGACCTTACTGAAGTTATTACCG GAACCCTGTGGAATCTTTCATCCCATGACTCAATCAAAATGGAGATTGTGGACCATGCACTGCATGCCTTGACAGATGAAGTGATCATTCCTCATTCTGGTTGGGAGCGGGAACCTAATGAAGACTGTAAGCCACGCCATATTGAGTGGGAATCGGTGCTCACCAACACAGCTGGCTGCCTTAG GAATGTAAGCTCAGAGAGGAGTGAAGCTCGCCGGAAACTTCGGGAATGTGATGGTTTAGTTGATGCCCTCATTTTCATTGTTCAGGCTGAGATTGGGCAGAAGGATTCAGACAGCAAG CTTGTAGAGAACTGTGTTTGCCTCCTTCGGAACTTATCATATCAAGTTCACCGGGAGATCCCACAGGCAGAGCGTTACCAAGAGGCAGCTCCCAATGTTGCCAACAATACTGGGCCACATGCTGCCAGTTGCTTTGGGGCCAAGAAGGGCAAAG ATGAGTGGTTCTCCAGAG ggAAAAAACCTATAGAGGATCCAGCAAACGATACAGTGGATTTCCCTAAAAGAACGTGTCCAGCTCGAG GCTATGAGCTCTTATTTCAGCCAGAGGTGGTTCGGATATACATCTCACTTCTTAAGGAGAGCAAGACTCCTGCCATCCTAGAAGCCTCAGCTGGAGCTATCCAGAACTTGTGTGCTGGGCGCTGGACG TATGGTCGATACATCCGCTCTGCTCTGCGTCAAGAGAAGGCTCTTTCTGCCATAGCTGACCTCCTGACTAATGAACATGAACGGGTGGTGAAAGCTGCATCTGGAGCACTGAGAAACCTGGCTGTGGATGCTCGCAACAAAGAATTAATTG GTAAACATGCTATTCCTAACTTGGTAAAGAATCTGCCAGGAGGACAGCAGAACTCCTCTTGGAATTTCTCTGAGGacactgtcatctctattttGAACACTATCAACGAGGTTATTGCTGAGAACTTGGAGGCTGCCAAAAAGCTTCGAGAGACACAGGGTATTGAGAAGCTGGTGTTGATCAACAAATCAGG GAACCGCTCAGAAAAAGAAGTTCGAGCAGCAGCACTTGTATTACAGACAATCTGGGGATATAAGGAACTGCGGAAGCCACTGGAAAAAGAAGGATGGAAGAAATCAGACTTTCAG GTGAATCTAAACAATGCTTCC
- the CTNND1 gene encoding catenin delta-1 isoform X7 encodes MDDSEVESTASILASVKEQEAQFEKLTRALEEERRHVSAQLERVRVSPQDANPLMANGTLTRRHQNGRFVGDADLERQKFSDLKLNGPQDHSHLLYSTIPRMQEPGQIVETYTEEDPEGAMSVVSVETSDDGTTRRTETTVKKVVKTVTTRTVQPVTMGPDGLPVDASSVSNNYIQTLGRDFRKNGNGGPGPYVGQAGTATLPRNFHYPPDGYSRHYEDGYPGGSDNYGSLSRVTRIEERYRPSMEGYRAPSRQDVYGPQPQVRVGGSSVDLHRFHPEPYGLEDDQRSMGYDDLDYGMMSDYGTARRTGTPSDPRRRLRSYEDMIGEEVPSDQYYWAPLAQHERGSLASLDSLRKGGPPPPNWRQPELPEVIAMLGFRLDAVKSNAAAYLQHLCYRNDKVKTDVRKLKGIPVLVGLLDHPKKEVHLGACGALKNISFGRDQDNKIAIKNCDGVPALVRLLRKARDMDLTEVITGTLWNLSSHDSIKMEIVDHALHALTDEVIIPHSGWEREPNEDCKPRHIEWESVLTNTAGCLRNVSSERSEARRKLRECDGLVDALIFIVQAEIGQKDSDSKLVENCVCLLRNLSYQVHREIPQAERYQEAAPNVANNTGPHAASCFGAKKGKGKKPIEDPANDTVDFPKRTCPARGYELLFQPEVVRIYISLLKESKTPAILEASAGAIQNLCAGRWTYGRYIRSALRQEKALSAIADLLTNEHERVVKAASGALRNLAVDARNKELIGKHAIPNLVKNLPGGQQNSSWNFSEDTVISILNTINEVIAENLEAAKKLRETQGIEKLVLINKSGNRSEKEVRAAALVLQTIWGYKELRKPLEKEGWKKSDFQVNLNNASRSQSSHSYDDSTLPLIDRNQKSDNNYSTPNERGDHNRTLDRSGDLGDMEPLKGTTPLMQKI; translated from the exons ATGGACGACTCAGAGGTGGAGTCGACCGCCAGCATCTTGGCCTCTGTGAAGGAACAAGAGGCCCAGTTTGAGAAGCTGACCCGGGCGCTGGAGGAGGAACGGCGCCACGTCTCGGCGCAGCTGGAACGCGTCCGGGTCTCACCACAAGATGCCAACCCACTCATGGCCAACGGCACACTCACCCGCCGGCATCAG AACGGCCGGTTTGTGGGCGATGCTGACCTTGAAAGACAGAAATTTTCAGATTTGAAACTCAACGGACCCCAG GATCACAGTCACCTTCTATATAGCACCATCCCCAGGATGCAGGAGCCGGGGCAGATCGTGGAGACCTACACGGAGGAGGATCCTGAGGGAGCCATGTCTGTAGTCTCTGTGGAGACCTCAGATGATGGGACCACTCGGCGCACAGAGACCACG GTCAAGAAAGTAGTGAAGACTGTGACAACACGGACAGTACAGCCAGTCACTATGGGACCAGACGGGTTGCCTGTGGATGCTTCATCAGTTTCTAACAACTATATCCAGACTTTGGGTCGTGATTTCCGCAAGAATGGCAATGGGGGACCTGGTCCCTATGTGGGGCAAGCTGGCACTGCTACCCTTCCTAGGAACTTCCACTACCCTCCTGATGGTTATAGTCGCCACTATGAAGATGGTTATCCAGGTGGCAGTGATAACTATGGCAGTCTGTCCCGGGTGACCCGCATTGAGGAGCGGTATAGGCCCAGCATGGAAGGCTACCGGGCACCTAGTAGACAGGATGTGTATGGGCCCCAACCCCAGGTTCGGGTAGGTGGGAGCAGCGTGGATCTGCATCGCTTTCATCCAGAGCCTTATGGGCTAGAGGATGACCAGCGTAGTATGGGCTATGATGACCTGGATTATGGTATGATGTCTGATTATGGCACTGCCCGTCGGACTGGGACACCCTCTGACCCTCGTCGGCGCCTCAG GAGCTATGAAGACATGATTGGTGAGGAGGTGCCATCGGATCAATACTATTGGGCTCCTTTGGCCCAGCATGAGCGAGGAAGTTTAGCAAGCTTGGATAGCCTGCGCAAAGGAGGGCCTCCACCTCCTAATTGGAGACAGCCAGAGCTGCCAGAGGTGATCGCCATGCTTGGATTCCGCTTGGATGCTGTCAAGTCCAATGCAGCTGCATACCTGCAACACTTATGCTACCGCAATGACAAGGTGAAGACTGACGTGCGGAAGCTCAAGGGCATCCCAGTACTGGTGGGATTGTTAGACCATCCCAAAAAGGAAGTGCACCTTGGAGCCTGTGGAGCTCTCAAGAATATCTCTTTTGGACGTGACCAGGATAACAAGATTGCCATAAAAAACTGTGATGGTGTGCCTGCCCTTGTGCGATTGCTTCGAAAGGCTCGTGATATGGACCTTACTGAAGTTATTACCG GAACCCTGTGGAATCTTTCATCCCATGACTCAATCAAAATGGAGATTGTGGACCATGCACTGCATGCCTTGACAGATGAAGTGATCATTCCTCATTCTGGTTGGGAGCGGGAACCTAATGAAGACTGTAAGCCACGCCATATTGAGTGGGAATCGGTGCTCACCAACACAGCTGGCTGCCTTAG GAATGTAAGCTCAGAGAGGAGTGAAGCTCGCCGGAAACTTCGGGAATGTGATGGTTTAGTTGATGCCCTCATTTTCATTGTTCAGGCTGAGATTGGGCAGAAGGATTCAGACAGCAAG CTTGTAGAGAACTGTGTTTGCCTCCTTCGGAACTTATCATATCAAGTTCACCGGGAGATCCCACAGGCAGAGCGTTACCAAGAGGCAGCTCCCAATGTTGCCAACAATACTGGGCCACATGCTGCCAGTTGCTTTGGGGCCAAGAAGGGCAAAG ggAAAAAACCTATAGAGGATCCAGCAAACGATACAGTGGATTTCCCTAAAAGAACGTGTCCAGCTCGAG GCTATGAGCTCTTATTTCAGCCAGAGGTGGTTCGGATATACATCTCACTTCTTAAGGAGAGCAAGACTCCTGCCATCCTAGAAGCCTCAGCTGGAGCTATCCAGAACTTGTGTGCTGGGCGCTGGACG TATGGTCGATACATCCGCTCTGCTCTGCGTCAAGAGAAGGCTCTTTCTGCCATAGCTGACCTCCTGACTAATGAACATGAACGGGTGGTGAAAGCTGCATCTGGAGCACTGAGAAACCTGGCTGTGGATGCTCGCAACAAAGAATTAATTG GTAAACATGCTATTCCTAACTTGGTAAAGAATCTGCCAGGAGGACAGCAGAACTCCTCTTGGAATTTCTCTGAGGacactgtcatctctattttGAACACTATCAACGAGGTTATTGCTGAGAACTTGGAGGCTGCCAAAAAGCTTCGAGAGACACAGGGTATTGAGAAGCTGGTGTTGATCAACAAATCAGG GAACCGCTCAGAAAAAGAAGTTCGAGCAGCAGCACTTGTATTACAGACAATCTGGGGATATAAGGAACTGCGGAAGCCACTGGAAAAAGAAGGATGGAAGAAATCAGACTTTCAG GTGAATCTAAACAATGCTTCC
- the CTNND1 gene encoding catenin delta-1 isoform X3, with translation MDDSEVESTASILASVKEQEAQFEKLTRALEEERRHVSAQLERVRVSPQDANPLMANGTLTRRHQNGRFVGDADLERQKFSDLKLNGPQDHSHLLYSTIPRMQEPGQIVETYTEEDPEGAMSVVSVETSDDGTTRRTETTVKKVVKTVTTRTVQPVTMGPDGLPVDASSVSNNYIQTLGRDFRKNGNGGPGPYVGQAGTATLPRNFHYPPDGYSRHYEDGYPGGSDNYGSLSRVTRIEERYRPSMEGYRAPSRQDVYGPQPQVRVGGSSVDLHRFHPEPYGLEDDQRSMGYDDLDYGMMSDYGTARRTGTPSDPRRRLRSYEDMIGEEVPSDQYYWAPLAQHERGSLASLDSLRKGGPPPPNWRQPELPEVIAMLGFRLDAVKSNAAAYLQHLCYRNDKVKTDVRKLKGIPVLVGLLDHPKKEVHLGACGALKNISFGRDQDNKIAIKNCDGVPALVRLLRKARDMDLTEVITGTLWNLSSHDSIKMEIVDHALHALTDEVIIPHSGWEREPNEDCKPRHIEWESVLTNTAGCLRNVSSERSEARRKLRECDGLVDALIFIVQAEIGQKDSDSKLVENCVCLLRNLSYQVHREIPQAERYQEAAPNVANNTGPHAASCFGAKKGKGKKPIEDPANDTVDFPKRTCPARGYELLFQPEVVRIYISLLKESKTPAILEASAGAIQNLCAGRWTYGRYIRSALRQEKALSAIADLLTNEHERVVKAASGALRNLAVDARNKELIGKHAIPNLVKNLPGGQQNSSWNFSEDTVISILNTINEVIAENLEAAKKLRETQGIEKLVLINKSGNRSEKEVRAAALVLQTIWGYKELRKPLEKEGWKKSDFQVNLNNASRSQSSHSYDDSTLPLIDRNQKSDKKPDREEIQMSNMGSNTKSLDNNYSTPNERGDHNRTLDRSGDLGDMEPLKGTTPLMQKI, from the exons ATGGACGACTCAGAGGTGGAGTCGACCGCCAGCATCTTGGCCTCTGTGAAGGAACAAGAGGCCCAGTTTGAGAAGCTGACCCGGGCGCTGGAGGAGGAACGGCGCCACGTCTCGGCGCAGCTGGAACGCGTCCGGGTCTCACCACAAGATGCCAACCCACTCATGGCCAACGGCACACTCACCCGCCGGCATCAG AACGGCCGGTTTGTGGGCGATGCTGACCTTGAAAGACAGAAATTTTCAGATTTGAAACTCAACGGACCCCAG GATCACAGTCACCTTCTATATAGCACCATCCCCAGGATGCAGGAGCCGGGGCAGATCGTGGAGACCTACACGGAGGAGGATCCTGAGGGAGCCATGTCTGTAGTCTCTGTGGAGACCTCAGATGATGGGACCACTCGGCGCACAGAGACCACG GTCAAGAAAGTAGTGAAGACTGTGACAACACGGACAGTACAGCCAGTCACTATGGGACCAGACGGGTTGCCTGTGGATGCTTCATCAGTTTCTAACAACTATATCCAGACTTTGGGTCGTGATTTCCGCAAGAATGGCAATGGGGGACCTGGTCCCTATGTGGGGCAAGCTGGCACTGCTACCCTTCCTAGGAACTTCCACTACCCTCCTGATGGTTATAGTCGCCACTATGAAGATGGTTATCCAGGTGGCAGTGATAACTATGGCAGTCTGTCCCGGGTGACCCGCATTGAGGAGCGGTATAGGCCCAGCATGGAAGGCTACCGGGCACCTAGTAGACAGGATGTGTATGGGCCCCAACCCCAGGTTCGGGTAGGTGGGAGCAGCGTGGATCTGCATCGCTTTCATCCAGAGCCTTATGGGCTAGAGGATGACCAGCGTAGTATGGGCTATGATGACCTGGATTATGGTATGATGTCTGATTATGGCACTGCCCGTCGGACTGGGACACCCTCTGACCCTCGTCGGCGCCTCAG GAGCTATGAAGACATGATTGGTGAGGAGGTGCCATCGGATCAATACTATTGGGCTCCTTTGGCCCAGCATGAGCGAGGAAGTTTAGCAAGCTTGGATAGCCTGCGCAAAGGAGGGCCTCCACCTCCTAATTGGAGACAGCCAGAGCTGCCAGAGGTGATCGCCATGCTTGGATTCCGCTTGGATGCTGTCAAGTCCAATGCAGCTGCATACCTGCAACACTTATGCTACCGCAATGACAAGGTGAAGACTGACGTGCGGAAGCTCAAGGGCATCCCAGTACTGGTGGGATTGTTAGACCATCCCAAAAAGGAAGTGCACCTTGGAGCCTGTGGAGCTCTCAAGAATATCTCTTTTGGACGTGACCAGGATAACAAGATTGCCATAAAAAACTGTGATGGTGTGCCTGCCCTTGTGCGATTGCTTCGAAAGGCTCGTGATATGGACCTTACTGAAGTTATTACCG GAACCCTGTGGAATCTTTCATCCCATGACTCAATCAAAATGGAGATTGTGGACCATGCACTGCATGCCTTGACAGATGAAGTGATCATTCCTCATTCTGGTTGGGAGCGGGAACCTAATGAAGACTGTAAGCCACGCCATATTGAGTGGGAATCGGTGCTCACCAACACAGCTGGCTGCCTTAG GAATGTAAGCTCAGAGAGGAGTGAAGCTCGCCGGAAACTTCGGGAATGTGATGGTTTAGTTGATGCCCTCATTTTCATTGTTCAGGCTGAGATTGGGCAGAAGGATTCAGACAGCAAG CTTGTAGAGAACTGTGTTTGCCTCCTTCGGAACTTATCATATCAAGTTCACCGGGAGATCCCACAGGCAGAGCGTTACCAAGAGGCAGCTCCCAATGTTGCCAACAATACTGGGCCACATGCTGCCAGTTGCTTTGGGGCCAAGAAGGGCAAAG ggAAAAAACCTATAGAGGATCCAGCAAACGATACAGTGGATTTCCCTAAAAGAACGTGTCCAGCTCGAG GCTATGAGCTCTTATTTCAGCCAGAGGTGGTTCGGATATACATCTCACTTCTTAAGGAGAGCAAGACTCCTGCCATCCTAGAAGCCTCAGCTGGAGCTATCCAGAACTTGTGTGCTGGGCGCTGGACG TATGGTCGATACATCCGCTCTGCTCTGCGTCAAGAGAAGGCTCTTTCTGCCATAGCTGACCTCCTGACTAATGAACATGAACGGGTGGTGAAAGCTGCATCTGGAGCACTGAGAAACCTGGCTGTGGATGCTCGCAACAAAGAATTAATTG GTAAACATGCTATTCCTAACTTGGTAAAGAATCTGCCAGGAGGACAGCAGAACTCCTCTTGGAATTTCTCTGAGGacactgtcatctctattttGAACACTATCAACGAGGTTATTGCTGAGAACTTGGAGGCTGCCAAAAAGCTTCGAGAGACACAGGGTATTGAGAAGCTGGTGTTGATCAACAAATCAGG GAACCGCTCAGAAAAAGAAGTTCGAGCAGCAGCACTTGTATTACAGACAATCTGGGGATATAAGGAACTGCGGAAGCCACTGGAAAAAGAAGGATGGAAGAAATCAGACTTTCAG GTGAATCTAAACAATGCTTCC